A single region of the Schistocerca serialis cubense isolate TAMUIC-IGC-003099 chromosome 7, iqSchSeri2.2, whole genome shotgun sequence genome encodes:
- the LOC126412685 gene encoding uncharacterized protein LOC126412685, which translates to MKAALVLLIAGMFLVAYCTPLAAADDVEEVVDESAENRDADDDDADSSAEDDVDGSDGGDAGSVENRLVGKGAHARAGHAKHARAGSRHAAGRAAVRPHARSGAARRAAHSK; encoded by the exons ATGAAGGCAGCCCTCGTCCTGCTGATCGCTGGTATGTTTCTTGTGGCGTACTGCACGCCGCTCGCTGCTGCAGACGATGTGGAGGAAGTGGTGGATGAATCAGCCGAAAACAGAGACGCTGATGACGACGACGCCGACAGCTCAGCAGAAGACGACGTCGACGGTAGCGATGGTGGGGACGCTGGGAGTGTGGAGAACAGGCTGGTAGGCAAAG GTGCTCACGCCCGGGCTGGCCATGCCAAGCATGCGCGGGCAGGCAGCCGACACGCAGCAGGCAGAGCTGCAGTCAGGCCCCACGCCAGGTCAGGCGCTGCCCGCAGAGCCGCCCACAGCAAGTAG